The Salvelinus alpinus chromosome 14, SLU_Salpinus.1, whole genome shotgun sequence genomic sequence TAATAAATGTTAACATCAGTGTTACTAACCTGGTATAATAAATGTTAACGTCAGTGATACTAACCTGGTAtaataaatgtttacaaatgaaaccATATTGACATGTGTAGGCTACCTGGGGAGAAAGACATCTATCTTGGTTCTACGGAGGCCAGTGTCCCAGGTGGCCACAGCGCTGTGGGTTAGCTGGGATTCCAGCGAGGACAGTGGTGTCTTCCTGTCACTGGGCAGAGCCACCAGCAGACTGAGGGAGCGGCCCAGGTACGGCAGCTCCAGAACTGTGTAGCGCTGGTCTGACGAGGTGCGGAactgacctacacatagaggggAAACAAAGGGAGGGACCGCTTAAAATAGGTGCACAGGATAATCAATCATATGGATTTTAGAAGCCCTTTTCACATCAGCAGGTGTCAGtgttttacagatacccagcctagaaaccccaaagagcaagcgaTGCAGAAACACTAAACACTTGTACTTTACAATTGTAGAATGTCAAATGATCTAGATTACTGTAGTACGAATCACAACTCCAACTCTACCATTAAGCTAAATGTGGTGTGGTGCTTGATGGATTGACTGTAAGCCACAGccaaagggagagacagacagaaagatatTGCCGTTGTCTCTTGTCACTTACCAAAGTTGACCTCTGTGGCCTGGTGCATCATGGGCACCTTGATGGTGCTGCCATCCAACAGGGTGAAGGGAAGGTTCTGGGTGTCAGTGAAGAGGAACTGTTTCTGCCACACTCCCCGGAAGTTCACAGTGTTGACCAGGGCCATCTGCAGCCGCTGGCCCCACCGCAAGGCTTCTTCCTGGGCCTCGCCAGACCCAAACAGCTCCCCGCTGCCACCGGACTGGAGGGGCTCACCGGTGCCGTGGTTGCTTCCCCACTGTTGCAGCTGGCTTCGGCTGTGGTTGGGCTGGCTGAAGTTGGCTCGCACCAGACTGCTGTTGCCCAAGGCTGCTGCATGCTGGGTAAAAACAGGAAGTAGCTGGACGCCGCTCTGGACGAATAGGACGCAGGCCTGCCGGAGCCGCACCCCGTGACTGGAGTTACCCACATCCCACTGCGACTGCAACAGGAAGTCCTGCACCTGCATATCTGAAGAGACCGGAAGTGGAATCAGTGGCTTGGTTCCCACTAAATTAGCTTTTTGGTTAggtgtgtggttagggttaggcatacggTTAGCATTGTGGTtatggttaggcataaggttagcagtgtggttagggttagcagtgtggttagggttaggcataaggttagcagtgtggttaaggttagcagtgtggttatggttagcagtgtggttagggttaggtataaggttagcagtgtggttagggttaggtataaggttagcagtgtggttatggttagcagtgtgattatggttaggtttaaggttagcagtgtggttaaggttagcagtgtggttatggttagcagtgtggttagggttaggtataaggttagcagtgtggttagggttagcagtgtggttagggttaggtttaaggttagcagtgtggttatggttagcagtgtgattatggttagcagtgtggttatggttaagcattaggttagcagtgtggttagggttagggttaaggttagcagtgtggttatggttaggtataaggttagcagtgtggttatggttatcagtgtggttatggttaggtttaaggttagcagtgtggttagggttaggtttaaggttagcagtgtggttatggttagcagtgtgattatggttagcagtgtggttatggttaagcattaggttagcagtgtggttagggttaggtttaaggttagcagtgtggttatggttagcagtgtgattatggttagcagtgtggttatggttaagcattaggttagcagtgtggtaagggttagggttaaggttagcagtgtggttatggttaggtgtaaggttagcagtgtggttatggttaggtataaggttagcagtgtggttatggttaggcataaggttagcagtgtggttatggttagcagtgtggttatggttaggtataaggttagcagtgtggttatggttaggtataaggttagcagtgtggttatggttaggtataaggttagcagtgtggttatggttagcagtgtggttatggttaggcataaggttagcagtgtggttagggttaggcataaggttagcagtgtggttagggttagcagtgtggttagggttaggcataagctCTCATGTCTCCTTGCATAAGGTCCTAGGCATAAtgtctcatgcctccttgcagcatgcctaaggcacattcacgcagatgagcagggacccggggcatctttctttttgtgtttttcagagtcagtagaaaggcctctttagtgtcctaagttttcataaatgtgaccttaattgcctactgtctgtaagctgttagtgtcttaataacgaccgttccacagatgcatgttcattagttgtttatggttcattgaacaagcatgggaaacagtgtttaaaccttaacatctcacagcaaatactggcaaatctggtacagtccatgaggaggagatgcaccgcagtacttaatgcagctgctggccacaccagatactgactgttactgttgattttgaccccctttgttcagggacacattattccatttctgttagtcacatgtctgtggaacctgttcagtttatgtctcagttgttgaatcttgttatgttcatacaaatatttacacgttaactttgctgaaaataaacgcagttgacagtgagaggacgtttccttttttttgctgagtttatttcaatcatattaaaataaaatataatgttCATGCTCGATTGAGTTCTCTTTTGCTAATTGTTGGCTATGATTTTTAGTGATTTTTACCTCaatatttcatgatgtgtaacAAGATGTGCACAATAACGTGCCAAAGAATAAGCCTCAATATTTGCAGACATCGGTGACAATATCGCTGTAGGATGCTGATTCGTCGTCTGTATTGATGTTAAGGTCGGATTTGAACGGAGAAAACGGATCAGAACAGCGCTGCCTTTCCTGTCCATCCTGTCAGTAACGTATCGACACATTCTCCAATGACGGTTAAATCTACGTGGTGTTTTGAGAAACGCGTGTGACATCGAGCCCAGGTCCATCCCACATGTCTATATACACAGCCACCCGTGTAGCTTAGAGTCAAAACCTTTCCTTCACTTTGGCACctttcaccttttttttttattcaatcaAGAACGCTGATAAATCAGTAAAAtacgctccttctctctctgcctgaaGTGCGCCCTTCTCACCATGACCTTTTAAACTTTACTGGTTTAGTGACTTCTGTGTAACACCGTGACCTTTCGACCCCAGAGTCTCAGCATTACCCTCTGAATAATCTGATTACAAAGCAGAGGCAGGTATTAAGGCTCCAGACACCACTCTACCGGCCGACAGGACCCCCATACCAATTGGCCCACAGGACCCCGTACCAGCGGTGCAGCCCGGCACCAGTTTAAGGGAATGGTGTTCTCAGGTGACTGATTTAATCAAACCGTAATGGAGAGCAAAATAAACCCACTGGTAAAGATTCTAGTTAAAGTGCTCAGCCATCCTCTGGATGCCCTTTGACCTTTTAGCCCATGGGGCTCTGCTTGGTGGGCGGGGTTTCTTACCGTTGATGTCATATCCCAGTGCGGCCACCAGTTGCGCCAGCGTGTTGCCGCGGGCGCCCAGCTGCAGAAGACCCAAGGACAACGAGACGCTCGCCGGCGACACGATCAAGTTGGAGTTGTTCTCTGTCTCGGTGAGCGTTTGGTAAAGGCTGACGGCGAACTCTGTGTGCAGCTCTCCCATGGTGTCTTGAAGGCTGAAGGCGTCACACTGACCCCTCTCCACCAACCAGAAGTAGACGAACAGCGAGGTCATCGACAGGCGACACATGACCTTGGAGGTGAATGGTCAAAGGACAAATGTAGATGTTGATGGCAGATGGGGCCCACAGAGATGGGGTCCACAGAGATGGGGCCCACAGAGATGGGGTCCACAGAGATGGAGTCCACAGAGATGGGGTCCACAGAGATGGGGCCCACAGAGATGGGGTCCACAGAGATGGGGTCCACAGAGATGGGGCCCACAGAGATGGGGCCCACAGAGATGGGGTCCACAGAGATGGGGCCCACAGAGATGGGGTCCACAGAGATGGGGTCCACAGAGATGGGGCCCACAGAGATGGGGCCCACAGAGATGGGGTCCACAGAGATGGGGTCCACAGAGATGGAGTCCACAGAGATGGGGCCCACAGAGATGGGGTCCACAGAGATGGGGTCCACAGAGATGGGGTCCACAGAGATGGGGTCCACAGAGATGGGGCCCACAGAGCTGGGGCCCACAGAGATGGGGTCCACAGAGATGGGGTCCACAGAGATGGGGCCCACAGAGATGGGGTCCACAGAGATGGGGCCCACAGAGATGGGGTCCACAGAGATGGGGTCCACAGAGATGGGGTCCACAGAGATGGGGTCCACAGAGATGGGGCCCACAGAGATGGGGTCCACAGAGATGGGGTCCACAGAGATGGGGCCCACAGAGATGGGGTCACTGCAAAGACAAGGAGGTTAGGTCATGTTATAACGTCTTTATAGGCATAGTTTTACTGTTCCGTGTCACTACATATATTGATTTTATTtggcagtttaaaaaaaatatagacATGCGTAAAACTTGACAAGGATAACACAAAGTCAATGACTTGTGATCTCTGATGATATCAAGTGTTGCCTTAGATACATTCATGAATAGTTATTGATGGAATAACATTTCATTGTACCACCAGACTTAGTTAGGTACGGAAATCCAGAGAGGACGCATGAATAAAAAAAATGATTCCCTTGTTATGTCGAGATCACAACTTATTTATTTCATGATCACGACaaagcaaaactttttttttgggggggggggggggggggtcgagatCACGAGATAAACTGTGTAAATAGGAATGGATTGATGTTAGACTGACAGTATGACTGAGGTGGTAGAGCTCACTGTGGATCAGAGCCCACGGTGGATCAGAGCCCACGGTGGATCAGAGCCCACGGTGGATCAGAGCCCACGGTGGATCAGAACCCCACGGGGGATCAGAGCCCCACGGTGGATCAGAGCCCCACGGTGGATCACAGCCCACGGTGGATCAGAGCCCACGGTGGATCAGAGCCCACGGTGGATCAGAGCCCCACGGTGGATCAGAGCCCACGGTGGATCAGAGCCCACGGTGGATCAGAGCCCACGGTGGATCAGAGCCCCACGGTGGATCAGAGCCCCACGGTGGATCAGAGCCCCACGGTGGATCAGAGCCCACGGTGGATCAGAGCCCACGGTGGATCAGAGCCCCACTTTGGATCAGAGCCCACGGTGGATCAGAGCCCACGGTGGATCAGAGCCCACGGTGGATCAGAGCCCCACTTTGGATCAGAGCCCATGGTGGATCAGAGCCCACTTTGGATCAGAGCCCCACGGTGGATCTGCATTTACGTTTTTATTCATTGCTACACTAAGGGATGGTACATTTAATGCTGACATCATGCTTTCATTTGTGCTTGGAAATCATAATCAGTTTATAAGTTAGAATGTTAGCAAGCTAAATATCCTTTACCTTGAGCTATAGAGCTTGTGAGGGAGCTAAGCCCTCGTGGGGCATTTAAGCCATGAACAATGCCTGACAGGCAGCCTGTCTCCCAGGATGTGTGCCGCCCCCAAGACCACAGCCAATCGCATGCAAGCAGCTAACTTGGCTAGTcttgtgagctagctagctagttagctaggtagtcttgttagctagataact encodes the following:
- the LOC139538938 gene encoding probable serpin E3, with amino-acid sequence MCRLSMTSLFVYFWLVERGQCDAFSLQDTMGELHTEFAVSLYQTLTETENNSNLIVSPASVSLSLGLLQLGARGNTLAQLVAALGYDINDMQVQDFLLQSQWDVGNSSHGVRLRQACVLFVQSGVQLLPVFTQHAAALGNSSLVRANFSQPNHSRSQLQQWGSNHGTGEPLQSGGSGELFGSGEAQEEALRWGQRLQMALVNTVNFRGVWQKQFLFTDTQNLPFTLLDGSTIKVPMMHQATEVNFGQFRTSSDQRYTVLELPYLGRSLSLLVALPSDRKTPLSSLESQLTHSAVATWDTGLRRTKIDVFLPRFKMQNRFNLRLVLPSMGVSDAFNPMAADFTGLSAEEDLYVSDAFHEARIEVTEDGTKAAAVTAMVLLKRSRAPVFKADRPFFFLLRQVSTGSVLFMGRVVNPADQAPKDPLTSTLVPPYLHPRTPLPPT